A genomic segment from Dietzia psychralcaliphila encodes:
- a CDS encoding M23 family metallopeptidase gives MIDSTRTVTVAELTERLGVRSATLAGGRHRVASETATVSRFVGSAVVGVALSGGLGLAFAPAAAAQPVAINHAQVVEAIQAAAEQFGIDPAEIQRIGDQFGVAPSEVRQYAAGLGLGSLGDSAGSPQIGGAHAPTAGAITSGFGSRWGSFHNGTDFGAPIGTPLYAAKSGVVEAAGPAAGYGIWIRIRTDDGELLEYGHNDQNYVSVGQRVNAGEVIGTVGNRGDSTGPHLHFRVQTAAGQWVDPVPWLAAQGVLV, from the coding sequence ATGATCGACTCCACCCGGACCGTGACCGTCGCAGAGCTCACCGAGCGTTTGGGCGTGCGCAGCGCGACTTTGGCCGGCGGCCGCCATCGTGTGGCCAGCGAAACCGCGACGGTGTCGCGGTTTGTTGGTAGCGCCGTCGTCGGCGTAGCCCTCTCGGGCGGCCTTGGTCTGGCTTTCGCGCCAGCCGCCGCCGCTCAACCCGTCGCGATCAATCATGCCCAGGTCGTCGAGGCGATCCAGGCCGCGGCCGAGCAGTTCGGCATCGACCCCGCCGAGATCCAAAGGATTGGGGACCAGTTCGGCGTGGCCCCAAGTGAGGTCCGGCAGTACGCCGCCGGGCTCGGGCTCGGTTCCCTCGGCGACAGCGCCGGTAGCCCGCAGATCGGTGGTGCGCATGCCCCTACCGCGGGCGCGATCACCTCGGGGTTCGGCTCGCGTTGGGGCAGCTTCCATAACGGCACCGACTTTGGAGCGCCCATTGGTACGCCGCTCTACGCCGCCAAGAGCGGCGTTGTCGAAGCCGCTGGCCCCGCCGCCGGGTACGGCATCTGGATCCGCATCCGCACAGATGACGGCGAACTGCTGGAATATGGCCACAACGACCAGAACTACGTCAGCGTCGGCCAGCGGGTCAACGCCGGTGAAGTGATCGGAACCGTCGGCAACCGCGGAGACTCCACCGGCCCCCACCTGCACTTTCGCGTACAGACCGCCGCCGGTCAGTGGGTCGACCCGGTGCCGTGGCTCGCGGCCCAAGGAGTCCTCGTCTAG
- a CDS encoding M23 family metallopeptidase — protein sequence MALAAGASIAAAAPVSDQRIVLLATDEPPAGSTDDAHSKDAQAATPSAPLPLTSDDANVSGEPGPTAAGFVGSLQRGTELSYERELAEEQARRPIVALPAVGISTSSFGPRWGTSHSGLDVANAIGTPLFAATDGIVIDSGPASGFGIWIRIMSPDGFMTVYGHNESNTVQVGDTVVAGQQIGVMGNRGFSTGPHVHFEVWADGGSRAVDPSAWLAERGIMVNSGSSSSAL from the coding sequence GTGGCCCTGGCCGCGGGTGCCTCTATTGCGGCAGCGGCTCCCGTCAGTGATCAGCGGATCGTTCTTCTCGCGACCGACGAGCCCCCGGCCGGTAGCACCGATGACGCACACTCCAAAGATGCCCAAGCCGCGACCCCCTCGGCTCCGCTCCCCCTCACCTCCGATGACGCGAACGTGTCAGGCGAGCCGGGACCCACCGCCGCGGGTTTCGTCGGCAGTCTGCAGAGGGGCACCGAACTCAGCTACGAGCGTGAGCTTGCCGAGGAGCAGGCGCGGCGTCCCATTGTGGCCCTCCCGGCAGTGGGCATCTCAACGTCCTCCTTCGGCCCCCGATGGGGCACGTCCCATTCGGGTCTCGATGTCGCCAACGCCATCGGCACGCCGCTGTTCGCCGCGACCGATGGAATCGTCATCGATTCAGGCCCGGCCTCCGGTTTCGGCATCTGGATTCGGATCATGTCGCCGGACGGCTTCATGACCGTCTACGGCCACAATGAGAGCAATACAGTTCAGGTCGGTGACACTGTCGTCGCTGGTCAGCAAATCGGCGTGATGGGCAACCGCGGCTTCTCCACCGGCCCACACGTGCACTTCGAGGTATGGGCCGACGGCGGCTCGCGGGCTGTCGATCCGTCGGCATGGCTGGCAGAACGGGGCATCATGGTCAACTCGGGGTCAAGCAGCAGCGCCCTATGA